A genomic region of Pseudomonas migulae contains the following coding sequences:
- a CDS encoding acyl-CoA dehydrogenase family protein, producing the protein MPWQTLLNRRDRLPANPDLAEAFATLLQQLGTVTPFELAVVGGRLMATPGLAFLVGYQAALRMLWPSAPPSLGALCATEQRSLRVADMQTRLTDLRLNGRKDFVTAGDAADWLLIATRSEEPGDGPRLSLAVVYPGEPGVRVEKLPAIPLMPDISHGRLFLDNALCELLAGDGWDAYVKPFRTLEDIYVLSAMTAWLYGVGQDSDWPQGLLLRLLALLAGCAEVSRQAPNNPAGHVLLGGLFAQFDGLKGEVNQALADGPPEWAAMWQRDQSVMDLAVGARGKRLAKALAVS; encoded by the coding sequence ATGCCCTGGCAAACCCTGTTGAATCGCCGCGACCGCTTGCCCGCCAATCCAGACTTGGCGGAGGCTTTCGCGACGTTGTTGCAGCAATTGGGGACGGTGACGCCGTTTGAATTGGCGGTGGTCGGCGGACGCCTGATGGCGACACCGGGGCTGGCCTTTCTGGTGGGCTATCAAGCGGCGTTGCGCATGCTCTGGCCGAGCGCGCCGCCGAGCCTCGGCGCGTTGTGCGCGACCGAACAGCGCAGCCTGCGGGTGGCGGACATGCAGACACGTCTGACCGACCTGCGCCTGAACGGACGCAAGGATTTCGTCACCGCCGGCGATGCCGCGGACTGGCTGTTGATCGCCACCCGCAGTGAAGAACCGGGCGATGGTCCACGCCTGAGCCTGGCCGTGGTCTATCCCGGTGAACCGGGTGTCCGGGTGGAAAAACTCCCGGCGATCCCGCTGATGCCGGACATCAGCCACGGTCGGCTGTTTCTCGACAATGCCTTGTGTGAGTTGCTGGCGGGGGATGGCTGGGATGCGTACGTCAAACCGTTCCGCACCCTCGAAGACATCTATGTGCTGAGCGCCATGACGGCGTGGTTGTATGGGGTGGGTCAGGACAGCGACTGGCCTCAGGGCTTGTTATTGCGTTTGCTGGCGCTGTTGGCCGGGTGCGCGGAAGTCAGCCGGCAGGCGCCGAACAATCCCGCCGGGCATGTTCTGCTGGGCGGGTTGTTTGCGCAGTTTGACGGGTTGAAGGGGGAGGTGAATCAGGCATTGGCCGATGGCCCGCCGGAGTGGGCGGCGATGTGGCAGCGGGATCAGTCGGTGATGGATCTGGCAGTGGGGGCAAGAGGTAAGCGATTAGCCAAGGCGTTAGCGGTGAGTTGA